The genome window ATAAGAGCCCGGAACTCGTATCTGCAAACGGCTCTTATTATGCCCGATCTGGAGCTACGACGCGTCCCATGAAATCCGAAGAGATCGAGTTAAGTATGCGATCAGATGCAAGGTCCGTGATGAAACTAGCCGACTCTATCGAGCAACAAACCGAAATAATTGAAATACTAAGAAAAGAACTGAAGTCAGCGAATTCCTTTTGGCCTAAGCTAGGCTGGACCATTGGCGGTGCACTCGCTGGAGGATTGATCAGTTTGATGTTGGGATAATGATAAAGCCGAACCAGTCGTGCCATACCACTCTGGCCAGCGCTCCGCGCTAGCCTCCGCGTATGCACTCATCGTTCTGCGAATAAAATGAAGAAAGTAATATCCTATTCGTTGATGTCCCTAGGCTTTATCTGGATACTCGGCATAGCTTTTAGTTCTTACCACCACACCGCATGGATGTATCATTCGCAGAGTTTAGAATCAAAAGGCGAAATAAAAAGAATCGAAGCAACTAGTGCCATGCGTGACCTTTCTCTGAACATTAAAGACCACTACAGAATAATCGTCTTACCCGCATGTTTGATTCTTATTGGTGGGATCTTAAACACATCTAATACTGAAAGGCAGAACCAGCCGGAGTGAGCAACGGCATTCGCCGTCGCTCATCCTCTACGTTCGAAAAATATTAATCACTATGCTTGAGAAAAAAGAAATCCCACTAGTCACTGGAGCTACATTGCTGATAATAGGTTTTATTGTTACTCAGGGTGATTGGCCCAGAAATTTAAGTATCTCCGAGCCAAATGTTCAGTGGTATCTTGGCAGAAAGCTTCTTGATGATACTATTCCTGGTGCCATGCTGATGTTAAGCGGTGCCATTTTACTCATAACTGGATTCTTGAAAAAATAAACTGGATTGGGACGGTATTTAAGCATCCAAAAAAGTTAAGATTTAATTTCGAACCAGTCGATGCAGCGAATGCGATTAACGCCGCCAGTGTTAATCTAAATCAGTTGGCTCGTATCTACTGATCTCCACGTTATTTAAAAGAATGAAACTAATCAAAACGCTAGCATTGATAATCGCTCTAAGTGCAGGAAATTTAATCTCTCTGGCATCAACATTCTCAAGTTACGTCGAAGACTACAGATATGACTTTAGCGTTATCGACGAAGATTTGGAATCGGCACCCTCATGGCGCAGTAATGAAGCATATCCACCTCTTTCACCCAGAAAGGCTGACTCAGCCGCTCGTGAACTACTGACCCGTTTGGTTAAAGAACCGGAGAGATGGAAGAGAATAAACATAACTCTGAGTCAGATAAAAGATGAAGAAAAATGGGTATACGTGATTCATTTCATAGGCTTTCATCCGCCAGGGGTCGTTGATGGGCCTGTCCCTGAAATGAGGGTTGTCGTTTTGATGGACGGAAAACCGGTGGTTCCGGATATTGTGAAGTTGAAGAGACCAGATGAAGAATAAATAACCAGTCAGAGCTGAACAATCCCAGTAACGCCGCCTGAAAATTCGAGAACACTTTGAACCAAGAACCCCGCAGGCTGGGATGCCAGTCTTCATCGATCTACAAAAAATTGAAGAAAACAGAAAAAGGGAAGTTCCGGTTCACTGGAATCGATTATGCGATCCTCGCTGCTGTTATTCTTGTTTTAGTGGCTGTCGGAATTAGATTTTACTATGTCTTTAACGCCGACTGGCCAAGTATTTTTGAGTCGATGACCTTAGTCGATTGGGTTATCTCGGCTCTAGTCCTAGGGCTGATAGAATTCATCAGAAGGAAATTGAAGTAAGGCATTTGCCCAACCACAACCAACCGACCAAATGAAGCGTAGATACAGCCGCAGCTATCAACACCTTTGCGCTCCCACCTTCGCCAAGGCTACGGCGGACAGGCCGCGCTACAGTCTTGAGACACCTCATCGTTCTACGATAAAAAAATGACAACCAATCAGTGGATACCAATCATCCTGATTATTCTGAACATCCCCATTTTCCTACTGATCGGGAGAGCGATGTTCGGAAGCTGGTCATTCTTCCTGAGCTGCTTCAAATGGCATTTTATACCCGATTGGCTTTCATTCTTCACAGGAAAGATCTCAGATGACTGGCGCGGAGAAAATAAAACAGGAATGTATTTCCTCGCCTGCCTAAGCATCGTGTTGATTGAGCTAATCATCGTAACGAACTTCATCTAAAAGAACGAATAAAGAAGTAGTATGCCACAATTGACCAACTACGATCCACAAACAATCAAGGGTAGAACCAGCCAGTGGTCTCAATTCCTTTCGCGCTCCGCGCTTCAGCCTTGAGACACCTCGACGATCTACAGAAGTAGAAGAATCTGTTGAGACGAAACTCACAAAAAGACTATCCTTCGAATGAATAGATAAAATTTTTTCTTCCGTTTTCAGGATTCGAGACAAACTAGAAACAAAAGGAATAAAAATGAAAAAAATGATCCCATTACTATTGATGATTGCATTCGCAATCTTAGCTAGCGGTTGCAGCACTTGGATGGGCTGGCCAACCTGAATGTAGATCCAGACGCAGCTATCAACTCCTTTCGCGCTCCGCGCTGCAGTCGCGATAGTGCTCTACGATGTAGCAAATAATAAATAAATTCAACCACCCGCTTCGCTGGAGACACGAAGGCACGAAGAAGAAAAGGAAAAATCAAAACTCTGTGTCTCAGTGCCTCCAACGACCGCAGGGAGTGTGTGGTAAAAAAAAAACAGGGATGACGGGAGAGAAGGCACTCGACCATGGGACACCGATTGGCCAGTCTGGACTACATCCATTCGGAACTGGTCAACCCCATTTACGCCGCCGGATAATCGATAACCACTTAGACTACTAAACACTTTGGCTGGGTTGCCAGTCCTCATCGATGGCAGAAAAAAGGAATTGAATCACTCCACGTCGTCAGACAGATTCACGGCATGAAAATCAAAGCAATTATCCACGAGGCCGAAGAAGGCGGCTTTTGGGCTGAAGTCCCGGCACTTCCCGGTTGCTCGACACAAGGCGAAACCTTGGAAGAGCTGACAGAGAATCTCAAAGATGCGATTGCCCTCTGGTTGGATGTTGGCGAGGATGAAATTGAGCCAGAAAGCACGGATAGAATTCTAGAAGTCGCAGTGTGAAGCAGATTTCTGGAAAAGACTTCTGCAAGCTTCTTGAGTCGCGAGAGTGGAAACTGAAGCGTGTGAGCGGGAGCCACCACATCTTTGTAAAAGAGGGGAAAAGAGAAAGAATCGTGGTGCCCATCCATGGGAATAAACCTCTGAAGCTGGGCCTGCTTAAAGTCCAAATGAAAATCGCGGACATCCAAGAAAGCGAACTCTGATGCCATCCAGCCGCAGCTATCAACACCTTTGCGCTCCCACCTTCGCCAAGGCTACGGCGGACAGGCCGCACTACAGTCTGGAGGCACCTCATCGTTCTAGAAAATAATGCTTTTCATTTACATAGGTCTTGTTGCAGCAATTGCGATCTGGGGAACCAAAAAAGAGGCGGCCATCATGACTGCGCTGTGGGGGGTTGGATTAGTTGCTGTCGTCGCAGCAGGGAAAGATGGGAAAGAAGCAGGATACATATTTAACGCTTATCAAGCGATCGCGGGGATCTACATGGCATTTCGCTTACATCTACTGTTGAATAAAGGGAACTCCAACATGTCAGATATCCATACAGATGAGCCGTTTGAGTTTACCCCACTGAACCACAATTCAAATGATCCCAGAGTGATCTCGAAGCACCCAATTGATGGGCCAGACCCAAGAAAACCAAACTAGAAACAGTCGGTCGTCTCTAGACGCATGGGTTCACCTATAACCGTTAATTGACGTTAATTAACGTTCATTAACGGTTCCTCCCCCAGCACTGTGGCTTCTCTTTTTCGTGTCTTTCGCTTTACCGTCGCTTGCCCCGCAATACATTTACCCGTTCAGCAAAAGCATGATAACAGGAACCAAAAAATCCTCACTTTCACCGAGCCAGGTAATCGATCGTCTCGCCATCGCCATGGCTGGAGGGAACTTCGAGATTCAGAAAAGAGAAAATGAAAGAATCGATTTTCGTCATGGGACCTATCTGACTCAAACTGCTACCATGATGCCCAAGAGGGGAAAGATCACGGTTCAACCGGACGGCGATGGTTCGCGGGTGTGCTTTGAGATCGAGGTCTATGGTTTCGCAAAATATTGGCTGATCTTTTTTGCGGTGATCTTTTGTTGGATGATCTTTCCTCCGGTCGTTGTGTACCGGGCATTATGCTATCACCCCGGCAAGCTGATGCAGAACCTGCTCCAAACTGTATAAAGGCAGAACCAAGAGGGCGCTCGCCACATTCTGTTCGCGCCTGCGTCGCTCACTCCTTGAGACTTCTTTACGATCTATGAAAATTGAAAAAGCAGGCTTCATTGCTTTCCCCGCAGCTGACTTCAAGGCCTCAGTGGTTTTTTACCGCGATCAATTGGGTCTGCCTTTGCTGAAAGAAGGCGAGGACGGGTTGTCCCGCTTCGCGCGGTTCGATTGTCCGGGCCTACAGATCCATGTCTACGAATGGAAGAAAGCATTTAATCGAGCCCACACCGGACTGCAGCTCTATGTCCGGGACGTGGACGCGCTTTACGCTGAGTTGAAAGAAAAAGGCGTCCAATTCAACGGGGCGGTCCGGGAGGAGCCATGGGGTGGTCGCGTTGTGACTGTGAGGGACCCGGACGGCAATCTGTTTGATCTCCTGAATATTGATTTCGAGAGGAAGTTTAAATAGGTCGAATTTCTGGTCCTCGATTGGGGGCGTTCTTTATACCTGCTTTAAGGGGTTGGTTCGGTGGTTTGATCGTAGCGATGGCAGGGGAGTGCCGTCGTCGGTACCCGTCGCACTCCGTGCAGAGCAAAAAAAGGGCTGCAGACACAAACTGCAGCCCTCGATGATAAAGTTTGAAGCCAGCACTAGTGCTTGTGGCCGTGGTGGCTGTGGTCGTGGTCGAGGTAGAGCCCCTTGAACGCGGCGATTTTCTTGCCCAGTGTTTCCGGAGCTTCCGCGCCGGAAGACTGCTTGCTCTTCATGGAGTAGAGGATGATGTGGTGGAGCAGCTCCAGCTTGTCCTTGTAGTGCTCCTGGTCGGGCTTGATACGCTGGGCAAGGAAGTAGTTGGCGGCCTCGTCGATGATTTTCGAAGCGTGGCTTTCCTTGTTATTGACCCAGCGAACGAGCTGTTGGTGATCCTGGGCGGTCAGTTCGTCCTTGTCCGAGAGCTCACGGATCTGCGTGGCGGCTTTGGTGATGGTTTCGACATGCTGCTCCAGTTCGCCGAATTTCAGCTCATCGCCATAGATGCCGCAGGGAACCTGGCAGTGGGCATTGGCGGATACGGCTGCAGCCAGAGAGAGAAGAAGCGATAGAAGTAGTTTTTTAGTCATAGTTAAAATTCTAAGGCTTTAATTGAGAATGCAAACCAAGAGAGCAAACTGTAGGCGGTTTTCATGCTTGTTCTGGCAAGGGAAGCTGTTTTTCTAGCGCGTTTTCTCATGAAGCGCACACACAACTGTTCTCAACTCCGCAAATCCGATGCCGGTTCGACTGCTACTTTAAGCGGTTGGGTCGACTCAGTCCGTGACCACGGCGGTATTCTATTTGTCGATCTTCGCGACCGCGAGGGCCTGACCCAGATCGTTCTCGATCCGGGCAACCCCGCACTGGAGGCGCAATTTGGCTCCATTAAGCCGGAATCGGTC of Coraliomargarita sinensis contains these proteins:
- a CDS encoding type II toxin-antitoxin system HicB family antitoxin — translated: MKIKAIIHEAEEGGFWAEVPALPGCSTQGETLEELTENLKDAIALWLDVGEDEIEPESTDRILEVAV
- a CDS encoding type II toxin-antitoxin system HicA family toxin, whose protein sequence is MKQISGKDFCKLLESREWKLKRVSGSHHIFVKEGKRERIVVPIHGNKPLKLGLLKVQMKIADIQESEL
- a CDS encoding VOC family protein yields the protein MKIEKAGFIAFPAADFKASVVFYRDQLGLPLLKEGEDGLSRFARFDCPGLQIHVYEWKKAFNRAHTGLQLYVRDVDALYAELKEKGVQFNGAVREEPWGGRVVTVRDPDGNLFDLLNIDFERKFK
- a CDS encoding superoxide dismutase [Ni], producing MTKKLLLSLLLSLAAAVSANAHCQVPCGIYGDELKFGELEQHVETITKAATQIRELSDKDELTAQDHQQLVRWVNNKESHASKIIDEAANYFLAQRIKPDQEHYKDKLELLHHIILYSMKSKQSSGAEAPETLGKKIAAFKGLYLDHDHSHHGHKH